From Carbonactinospora thermoautotrophica, the proteins below share one genomic window:
- the ypfJ gene encoding KPN_02809 family neutral zinc metallopeptidase, whose product MRFDEDAELDSSQVEDVGGSGGFPGGGIAIGGGAIGIIGLILVLLFGGGIDLSSLESGGQQPAQPGSDLAAECRSGADANANQKCRIVADVNSIQAFWSGEFARRGGRYTRAKTTLFTGSVDTGCGFASSAVGPFYCPADRHVYLDLGFFQDLRARFGARGGPFAEAYVLAHEYGHHVQNLVGIMDQVGADRQGPQSAAVRLELQADCLAGVWAHHATQTTDENGRPFLARLTDEDIAAAVDAAGAVGDDRIQQKAQGQVNPETWTHGSAAQRMRWFKIGYRSGDLNQCDTFSAAL is encoded by the coding sequence ATGCGCTTCGACGAGGACGCCGAACTCGACTCCTCACAGGTCGAGGACGTCGGCGGCTCGGGCGGCTTCCCCGGTGGGGGCATCGCGATCGGCGGCGGCGCGATCGGGATCATCGGGCTGATCCTCGTGCTGTTGTTCGGGGGCGGGATCGACCTCTCGTCGCTGGAGTCCGGCGGGCAGCAGCCCGCGCAGCCGGGGTCCGACCTCGCGGCCGAGTGCCGAAGCGGCGCGGACGCGAACGCCAACCAGAAGTGCCGGATCGTCGCGGACGTGAACAGCATCCAGGCGTTCTGGTCTGGTGAGTTCGCGCGGCGCGGCGGCCGGTACACGCGGGCCAAGACGACGCTGTTCACCGGCTCGGTCGACACCGGCTGCGGCTTCGCGAGCTCAGCGGTGGGCCCCTTCTACTGCCCGGCGGACCGGCACGTGTACCTGGACCTCGGGTTCTTCCAGGACCTGCGGGCGCGGTTCGGCGCCCGGGGCGGTCCCTTCGCCGAGGCGTACGTGCTGGCGCACGAGTACGGCCACCACGTGCAGAACCTGGTCGGGATCATGGACCAGGTCGGGGCCGACCGGCAGGGCCCGCAGAGCGCGGCGGTACGGCTGGAGCTGCAGGCGGACTGCCTGGCCGGGGTGTGGGCGCACCACGCGACCCAGACCACGGACGAGAACGGCCGACCGTTCCTGGCGCGGCTGACCGACGAGGACATCGCCGCGGCGGTGGACGCGGCCGGTGCCGTGGGCGACGACCGGATCCAGCAGAAGGCGCAGGGACAGGTCAACCCGGAGACGTGGACGCACGGGTCGGCCGCGCAGCGGATGCGCTGGTTCAAGATCGGCTACCGGAGCGGCGACCTGAACCAGTGCGACACGTTCTCCGCAGCTCTCTGA
- a CDS encoding S1 family peptidase gives MRLTRALLAGAAAVALAFTSLAGVAAETDPRPLIAGGKAATESYPFMASLQRLDGSHFCGGSLITPQWVVSAAHCVDTMSPDQIRVRVGSNDRTTGGELRSVVRVILHPQFERYLVSSNDISLLRLDAPVSARAVEIAGSSPARGTAVRLLGWGLECPYLGCGTPPRMLKQLDTLVAAPPACETLVVGLQEQDLCVDNRNGSEGICFGDSGGPALQRAAGGWLLVGVASRGTYLYCGMSPMIYTDATAYRNWITQNVGTGG, from the coding sequence ATGCGACTGACCAGGGCCCTCCTCGCCGGCGCCGCCGCCGTCGCGCTGGCTTTCACCAGTTTGGCCGGTGTCGCGGCCGAGACCGATCCGCGGCCGCTCATCGCAGGCGGGAAGGCCGCCACCGAGTCCTACCCGTTCATGGCGTCGTTGCAGCGGCTCGACGGCTCGCACTTTTGCGGAGGGTCGCTCATCACGCCGCAGTGGGTGGTGAGCGCGGCGCACTGCGTGGACACCATGTCCCCTGATCAGATCCGTGTCCGGGTGGGGAGCAACGACCGGACCACGGGCGGGGAGTTGCGGTCGGTCGTCCGGGTGATCCTCCACCCGCAGTTCGAGCGGTACCTGGTCAGCTCCAACGACATCTCGCTGCTGCGGCTCGACGCGCCGGTCTCCGCACGAGCGGTCGAGATCGCCGGCTCCTCGCCCGCGCGGGGGACCGCGGTGCGCTTGCTCGGCTGGGGGCTGGAGTGCCCGTACCTGGGCTGTGGCACCCCGCCCCGGATGCTCAAGCAGCTGGACACGCTCGTCGCCGCGCCTCCGGCGTGCGAGACGCTGGTCGTCGGGCTGCAGGAGCAGGACCTGTGCGTGGACAACCGGAACGGTTCGGAGGGCATCTGCTTCGGTGACTCGGGCGGTCCGGCGCTGCAGCGGGCGGCAGGCGGCTGGCTGCTGGTCGGCGTCGCCAGCCGGGGCACCTACCTGTACTGCGGGATGTCGCCCATGATCTACACGGACGCGACCGCCTACCGGAACTGGATCACTCAGAACGTGGGAACCGGCGGCTGA
- a CDS encoding acVLRF1 family peptidyl-tRNA hydrolase: MNRVRVQPAAGGGRWVEVPPERVARWLEGFAERHQVVRTVAGPEAVRFEGADGAVAEAEVPFPPLRDGLGEHAGLVSDALAEHALRDRVVGVLLVRAGAHAAGVFEGTRLVASKVGTRLVHGRHRAGGWSQQRFARRREGQAREALKAAAEDAVRVLEPHLGRLAAVVLGGDRRAVDALREEPRLRPVFTLAVARFLPVPEPRLAVLRSTPALFRAVRIRVTDPRAAGEAPE, translated from the coding sequence ATGAACAGGGTCCGGGTACAGCCCGCAGCCGGCGGCGGGCGCTGGGTCGAGGTGCCGCCTGAGCGCGTGGCGCGCTGGCTGGAGGGGTTCGCCGAACGCCATCAGGTGGTGCGGACGGTCGCCGGGCCCGAGGCGGTGCGGTTCGAGGGCGCCGACGGGGCGGTGGCCGAGGCCGAGGTCCCGTTCCCGCCGCTGCGGGACGGGCTGGGGGAGCACGCCGGGTTGGTCTCGGACGCGCTCGCCGAGCACGCGCTGCGAGACCGGGTGGTCGGTGTGCTGTTGGTCCGTGCCGGGGCACACGCGGCCGGGGTGTTCGAGGGCACCCGGCTGGTGGCGTCCAAGGTGGGGACGCGGCTCGTGCACGGCCGCCACAGGGCGGGCGGCTGGTCGCAGCAACGGTTCGCGCGCCGGCGCGAGGGGCAGGCGCGGGAAGCGCTGAAGGCGGCGGCCGAGGACGCGGTCCGTGTGCTGGAACCCCACCTGGGCCGGCTGGCGGCGGTCGTGCTGGGCGGCGACCGGCGGGCGGTGGACGCGCTGCGGGAGGAGCCACGGCTGCGTCCGGTCTTCACGCTCGCGGTTGCCCGCTTCCTCCCCGTGCCCGAGCCCCGACTGGCCGTGCTGCGGAGCACGCCAGCGCTCTTCCGTGCCGTGCGCATCCGCGTCACCGACCCACGGGCCGCTGGCGAAGCGCCGGAGTAA
- a CDS encoding metal-sulfur cluster assembly factor gives MTDEASTRLATVEDVTEALKDVVDPELGINVVDLGLVYGVSVDQNNVATIDMTLTSAACPLTDVIEDQTRTALEGLVSDFRINWVWMPPWGPDKITDEGREQLRALGFNV, from the coding sequence ATGACCGACGAAGCGTCCACCCGGCTCGCCACGGTGGAGGACGTCACCGAGGCCCTGAAGGACGTGGTCGACCCGGAGCTCGGTATCAACGTGGTCGATTTGGGCCTCGTCTACGGGGTGAGCGTCGACCAGAACAACGTCGCCACCATCGACATGACGCTCACCAGCGCGGCCTGCCCCCTCACCGATGTGATCGAGGACCAGACCCGGACCGCCCTGGAGGGCTTGGTGTCGGACTTCCGGATCAACTGGGTCTGGATGCCGCCGTGGGGTCCGGACAAGATCACCGATGAGGGTCGCGAGCAGCTGCGAGCGCTCGGGTTCAACGTCTGA
- the sufU gene encoding Fe-S cluster assembly sulfur transfer protein SufU, which yields MQLDSMYQEIILDHYRNPHNKGLREPYDAEVHHVNPTCGDEVTLRVLLDGDRIKDVSYDSIGCSISQASASIMTDLVIGKTVDEAMTVSDEFLALMQSKGQTKPDEDVLEDAVAFAGVSKYPARVKCALLSWMAWKDATVQAMAAREVMR from the coding sequence ATGCAGCTTGACTCGATGTACCAGGAGATCATCCTGGACCACTACCGCAACCCCCACAACAAGGGGCTGAGGGAGCCGTACGACGCCGAGGTGCACCACGTCAACCCCACCTGCGGGGACGAGGTGACGCTGCGGGTGCTGCTCGACGGCGATCGGATCAAGGACGTCTCGTATGACTCGATCGGCTGCTCGATATCGCAGGCCAGCGCGTCGATCATGACCGATCTCGTCATCGGCAAGACCGTGGACGAGGCGATGACGGTCAGCGACGAGTTCCTCGCGCTGATGCAGTCCAAGGGACAGACCAAGCCGGACGAGGACGTGCTGGAGGACGCGGTCGCGTTCGCCGGGGTGTCCAAGTACCCGGCCCGTGTCAAGTGCGCGCTGCTCAGCTGGATGGCGTGGAAGGACGCCACCGTGCAGGCGATGGCCGCCAGGGAGGTAATGCGATGA
- a CDS encoding cysteine desulfurase — protein sequence MSTQLLGLLDVEKIRKDFPILDRLVHGDKPLVYLDNAATSQKPRQVLDALSAYYERHNANVHRGIHVLAEEATALYEGARDKVAAFIKAPSRDEVIFTKNSSEALNLVSNLLAWADEPYRVRAGDEVVITEMEHHSNIVPWQLLCQRVGATLKWFGLTEEGRLDLSRIDEVITERTKVVSIVYVSNILGTVNPIDVIVRRAHEVGAMVVVDASQAAPHMPLDVAALGADFVAFTGHKMCGPTGIGVLWGRKQVLEELPPFLGGGEMIETVTMTSSTYAAVPHKYEAGTPPIAQAVGLGAAVDYLSEIGMENVQAHEHAITRYALEALQSIEGLRIIGPYTADDRGAAISFTLGDIHPHDVGQVLDDQGIAVRVGHHCARPVCLRYGIPATTRASFYIYNSPADVDALVAGIEHVKRFFG from the coding sequence ATGTCCACGCAGCTCCTTGGGCTGCTCGACGTCGAGAAGATCCGTAAGGACTTCCCGATCCTGGACCGGCTCGTCCACGGCGACAAGCCGCTCGTGTACCTGGACAACGCGGCCACCTCGCAGAAGCCGCGCCAGGTGCTCGACGCGCTCAGCGCGTACTACGAGCGGCACAACGCCAACGTCCACCGCGGTATCCACGTGCTCGCGGAGGAGGCCACGGCCCTGTACGAGGGGGCGCGCGACAAGGTCGCCGCGTTCATCAAGGCGCCCAGCCGCGACGAGGTGATCTTCACCAAGAACTCGTCCGAGGCCCTCAACCTGGTGTCGAACCTGCTCGCCTGGGCGGACGAGCCGTACCGGGTGCGCGCCGGTGACGAGGTCGTCATCACCGAGATGGAGCACCACTCGAACATCGTGCCGTGGCAGCTGCTCTGTCAGCGGGTCGGCGCGACGCTCAAGTGGTTCGGTCTCACCGAGGAGGGCCGGCTCGACCTGTCGCGCATCGACGAGGTCATCACCGAGCGCACCAAGGTCGTGTCGATCGTGTACGTGTCGAACATCCTCGGCACGGTCAACCCGATCGACGTGATCGTCCGCCGGGCCCACGAGGTCGGAGCCATGGTCGTCGTGGACGCCTCGCAGGCCGCGCCGCACATGCCGCTGGACGTGGCCGCGCTCGGCGCGGACTTCGTGGCGTTCACCGGCCACAAGATGTGCGGGCCGACCGGTATCGGCGTGCTGTGGGGCCGCAAGCAGGTGCTCGAAGAGCTGCCTCCGTTCCTGGGCGGCGGTGAGATGATCGAGACCGTCACCATGACCTCCTCCACGTACGCGGCGGTGCCGCACAAGTACGAGGCGGGCACGCCCCCGATCGCGCAGGCCGTCGGCCTCGGCGCGGCCGTGGACTACCTCTCCGAGATCGGCATGGAGAACGTCCAAGCCCACGAGCACGCGATCACCAGGTACGCGCTGGAGGCGCTGCAGTCGATCGAGGGTTTGCGGATCATCGGCCCGTACACCGCCGACGATCGAGGCGCGGCGATCTCCTTCACGCTCGGCGACATCCACCCCCACGACGTGGGGCAGGTGCTCGACGACCAGGGCATCGCGGTCCGGGTCGGCCACCACTGCGCCCGCCCGGTGTGCCTGCGGTACGGGATCCCGGCCACGACCCGCGCCTCGTTCTACATCTACAACTCACCCGCGGACGTGGACGCGCTGGTCGCCGGAATTGAGCACGTGAAGAGGTTCTTCGGCTGA
- the sufC gene encoding Fe-S cluster assembly ATPase SufC: MATLEIRDLHVSVEAENGPREILRGVDLTVKQGETHAIMGPNGSGKSTLAYSIAGHPKYTVTSGTVTLDGEDVLAMGVDERARAGLFLAMQYPVEVPGVSVSNFLRTAATAIRGEAPKLRAWVKEVREAMERLGMDPSFAERNVNEGFSGGEKKRHEILQLELLKPKIAILDETDSGLDIDALKVVSEGINRIREAGEVGVLLITHYTRILRYVKPDFVHVFVGGRVVEEGGPELAELLEAEGYERFLKAGV; the protein is encoded by the coding sequence ATGGCCACCCTTGAGATCCGCGACCTGCACGTCTCCGTCGAGGCTGAGAACGGCCCCCGGGAGATTCTGCGCGGCGTCGACCTGACCGTGAAGCAGGGAGAGACCCACGCGATCATGGGTCCCAACGGCTCCGGAAAGTCCACGCTCGCGTACTCGATCGCCGGCCACCCCAAGTACACGGTCACTTCGGGCACGGTCACGCTCGACGGCGAGGACGTCCTCGCGATGGGCGTCGACGAGCGGGCCCGGGCCGGGCTGTTCCTGGCCATGCAGTACCCGGTCGAGGTGCCGGGCGTGTCCGTCTCGAACTTCCTGCGGACCGCCGCCACCGCGATCCGGGGCGAGGCGCCGAAGCTGCGCGCCTGGGTGAAGGAGGTCCGCGAGGCCATGGAGCGCCTTGGCATGGATCCCTCCTTCGCCGAGCGCAACGTCAACGAGGGCTTCTCCGGCGGTGAGAAGAAGCGGCACGAGATCCTGCAGCTCGAGCTACTCAAGCCCAAGATCGCGATCCTCGACGAGACCGACTCCGGCCTGGACATCGACGCGCTCAAGGTGGTGTCCGAGGGCATCAACCGCATCCGGGAGGCCGGGGAGGTGGGCGTGCTGCTGATCACCCACTACACCCGGATCCTGCGGTACGTGAAGCCGGACTTCGTGCACGTCTTCGTGGGCGGCCGCGTCGTCGAGGAAGGCGGCCCGGAGCTCGCCGAGCTGTTGGAGGCCGAGGGTTACGAGCGCTTCCTGAAGGCGGGTGTGTAG
- a CDS encoding non-heme iron oxygenase ferredoxin subunit encodes MTEYVKACPLADVPEGGAVHCELAGKPVAIVRSEGEVYAIHDVCSHANVALSEGEVEDGTIECWLHGSRFDLRTGKPTGLPATQPVPVYPVKIEGDGADATVYVAVNEQES; translated from the coding sequence ATGACCGAGTACGTGAAGGCGTGTCCGCTGGCCGACGTGCCGGAGGGAGGCGCCGTCCACTGTGAGCTGGCCGGCAAGCCCGTCGCCATCGTCCGCAGCGAGGGCGAGGTTTATGCGATCCACGACGTGTGCAGCCACGCCAACGTCGCGCTGAGCGAGGGCGAGGTCGAAGACGGCACGATCGAGTGCTGGCTGCACGGTTCCCGCTTCGACCTGCGCACTGGCAAGCCGACCGGCCTCCCGGCTACCCAGCCGGTCCCCGTCTATCCCGTGAAGATCGAGGGCGACGGCGCAGACGCGACTGTGTACGTCGCCGTGAACGAGCAGGAGTCCTGA
- the sufD gene encoding Fe-S cluster assembly protein SufD — MAESKFPEQAAVPVAAVEVARPAEGTGASIVVREHSHGGQQPAETKAHRLASYDVADFPVPTGREEEWRFTPLARLRGLHDGSASADGSVAVEVDAPQPVTVETVGRDDARVGSVAKPTDRVAAQAYCAFEKATVITVPREARLDRPVTVRLRGMGGTAFGHLLVDVKELAEAVVIIDCSGSATYADNVEFAVGPGARLTVVTLQEWADDAVHLSHHQVRVGRDARFKSVLVTFGGDLVRTFPQVAFDGPGADAELLGLYFADAGQHLEQRLFVDHSAPHCRSRVTYKGALQGDGAHAVWVSDVLIRHNAEGTDTYELNRNLVLTDGARADSVPNLEIETGEVVGAGHASATGRFDDEQLFYLMSRGIPADEARRLVVRGFFAEVIHQIGIPEIEERLLAEVEAQLGRTLGATYADEGGGA; from the coding sequence ATGGCGGAGAGCAAGTTTCCCGAGCAGGCGGCCGTCCCGGTGGCGGCCGTCGAGGTGGCACGGCCCGCGGAGGGGACCGGTGCCAGCATCGTCGTGCGTGAGCACAGCCATGGAGGCCAGCAGCCGGCGGAGACCAAGGCGCACCGGCTGGCCTCGTACGACGTGGCCGACTTCCCGGTGCCGACCGGTCGGGAGGAGGAGTGGCGGTTCACGCCGCTGGCGCGACTGCGCGGGCTGCACGACGGCAGCGCGTCGGCGGACGGGAGCGTCGCCGTCGAGGTGGACGCGCCGCAGCCGGTGACCGTCGAGACCGTGGGCCGCGACGACGCCCGCGTCGGCTCGGTTGCCAAGCCGACCGACCGGGTCGCGGCCCAGGCGTACTGCGCGTTCGAGAAGGCCACGGTGATCACCGTGCCGCGCGAGGCGCGGCTGGACCGGCCGGTCACGGTACGCCTGCGCGGCATGGGCGGCACCGCCTTCGGCCACCTGCTCGTCGACGTCAAGGAACTGGCCGAGGCCGTCGTCATCATCGACTGCTCCGGCTCGGCGACGTACGCCGACAACGTGGAGTTCGCGGTCGGCCCGGGCGCCAGACTCACCGTGGTGACCCTGCAGGAGTGGGCCGATGACGCCGTGCACCTGTCGCACCACCAGGTCCGGGTCGGCCGGGACGCCAGGTTCAAGTCCGTGCTGGTGACCTTCGGCGGCGACCTGGTCCGGACGTTCCCGCAGGTGGCGTTCGACGGGCCGGGCGCGGACGCCGAGCTGCTCGGCCTGTACTTCGCCGACGCCGGCCAGCACCTGGAGCAGCGGTTGTTCGTCGACCACAGTGCGCCGCACTGCCGCAGCCGGGTCACCTACAAGGGCGCGCTGCAGGGCGATGGCGCGCACGCGGTGTGGGTCAGCGACGTGCTGATCCGGCATAACGCCGAGGGCACCGACACCTACGAGTTGAACCGTAACCTCGTGCTGACCGACGGCGCCCGGGCCGACTCGGTGCCGAACCTGGAGATCGAGACCGGCGAGGTCGTCGGCGCCGGCCACGCGAGCGCGACCGGGCGGTTCGACGATGAGCAGCTGTTCTACCTGATGAGCCGCGGCATCCCCGCCGACGAGGCGCGCCGGCTCGTGGTGCGCGGCTTCTTCGCCGAGGTCATCCACCAGATCGGGATCCCCGAGATCGAGGAGCGGCTGCTGGCCGAGGTCGAGGCCCAGCTGGGTCGGACGCTGGGGGCGACGTACGCGGACGAAGGGGGCGGAGCATGA
- the sufB gene encoding Fe-S cluster assembly protein SufB: MTTTAHPELEGLGRYEYGWADPDLAGALARRGLDEEVVRDISAKKNEPEWMLNLRLKGLRLFQKKPLPTWGADLSDIDFDKIKYFVRSTEKQATSWDELPEEIRRTYDRLGIPEAEKQRLIAGVAAQYESEVVYHKIREDLEAQGVIFLDTDTALKEHEDLFKEYFGTVIPPGDNKFAALNTAVWSGGSFIYVPPGVHVEIPLQAYFRINTENMGQFERTLIIVDEGAYVHYVEGCTAPIYKSDSLHSAVVEIIVKKNARCRYTTIQNWSTNVYNLVTKRAVAHEGATMEWVDGNLGSKVTMKYPAVWLLGPYAKGETLSIAFAGPGQHQDAGAKMVHVAPHTSSTIISKSVARGGGRTSYRGLVQVLDGARHAKSTVKCDALLVDTISRSDTYPYVDVREDDVSMGHEATVSKVSEDQIFYLMSRGLTEDEAMAMIVRGFIEPIARELPMEYALELNRLIELQMEGAVG, encoded by the coding sequence ATGACCACGACCGCTCACCCCGAGCTGGAGGGTCTGGGCCGTTACGAGTACGGCTGGGCCGATCCCGACCTCGCGGGCGCCTTGGCCCGACGCGGCCTGGACGAGGAAGTCGTCCGCGACATCTCGGCCAAGAAGAACGAGCCCGAGTGGATGCTGAACCTCCGGCTCAAGGGCCTGCGGCTGTTCCAGAAGAAGCCCCTGCCCACGTGGGGCGCGGACCTGTCGGACATCGACTTCGACAAGATCAAGTACTTCGTCCGCTCGACGGAGAAGCAGGCGACGAGCTGGGACGAGCTGCCCGAGGAGATCCGGCGCACCTACGACCGACTGGGCATCCCCGAGGCCGAGAAGCAGCGGCTGATCGCGGGTGTCGCCGCCCAGTACGAGTCCGAGGTCGTGTACCACAAGATCCGCGAGGACCTCGAGGCCCAGGGCGTGATCTTCCTGGACACCGACACCGCGCTGAAGGAGCACGAGGACCTGTTCAAGGAGTACTTCGGCACCGTCATCCCGCCGGGCGACAACAAGTTCGCCGCGCTGAACACCGCGGTGTGGTCGGGTGGTTCGTTCATCTACGTCCCGCCGGGCGTGCACGTCGAGATCCCGCTGCAGGCCTACTTCCGGATCAACACCGAGAACATGGGCCAGTTCGAGCGGACGCTGATCATCGTCGACGAGGGTGCGTACGTGCACTACGTCGAGGGCTGCACCGCGCCGATCTACAAGAGCGACTCGCTGCACTCCGCGGTGGTCGAGATCATCGTCAAGAAGAACGCCCGCTGCCGGTACACGACCATCCAGAACTGGTCGACCAACGTGTACAACCTGGTGACCAAGCGGGCCGTCGCGCACGAGGGCGCGACCATGGAGTGGGTCGACGGCAACCTCGGCTCCAAGGTCACCATGAAGTATCCGGCGGTGTGGTTGCTCGGCCCGTACGCCAAGGGCGAGACCCTGTCGATCGCGTTCGCCGGCCCCGGCCAGCACCAGGACGCGGGCGCCAAGATGGTGCACGTCGCCCCGCACACCTCCTCGACGATCATCTCCAAGTCGGTGGCGCGCGGTGGCGGCCGTACCTCCTACCGCGGTCTGGTCCAGGTCCTGGACGGTGCGCGCCATGCCAAGTCCACGGTGAAGTGCGACGCGCTGCTCGTGGATACGATCAGCCGGTCCGACACGTACCCGTACGTGGACGTCCGCGAGGACGACGTGTCCATGGGCCACGAGGCCACCGTGTCCAAGGTCAGCGAGGATCAGATCTTCTACCTGATGAGCCGCGGCCTCACCGAGGACGAGGCCATGGCCATGATCGTGCGTGGCTTCATCGAGCCCATCGCCCGTGAGCTGCCGATGGAGTACGCGCTGGAGCTGAACCGGCTGATCGAGCTGCAGATGGAAGGGGCTGTGGGCTGA
- a CDS encoding helix-turn-helix transcriptional regulator — MDPVDAHPVDGQHGTRHRVARAILENGPSTAAALAELLDLTPAAVRKHLDALLAEGLVEARGQRVHGHRGRGRPARVFALTDAGRGVFYQAYDELAIEALRFLARIAGEGAVRRFAESRLDELERKYRPLLERAPLAERPKVLARALTADGYVATARTAPATGGAQVCQHHCPVAHVAERFPQLCEAETEVFARLLGTHVQRLATIAHGDGVCTTYVPAVADKAASPTSPVSLGRQGSRESNEPGPPRPVKIPTDTANNPTPAFGRT, encoded by the coding sequence ATGGACCCTGTCGACGCGCACCCGGTCGACGGACAGCATGGCACGCGGCACCGTGTCGCCCGCGCGATCCTGGAGAATGGGCCCTCCACCGCGGCCGCGCTCGCGGAGCTTTTGGACCTGACCCCGGCGGCGGTCCGCAAGCACCTCGACGCGCTGCTCGCGGAGGGCCTGGTCGAGGCGCGTGGGCAGCGGGTGCACGGCCACCGTGGCCGGGGGCGTCCGGCGCGGGTCTTCGCGTTGACCGATGCCGGTCGCGGCGTCTTCTACCAGGCCTACGACGAGCTGGCCATCGAAGCGCTGCGGTTCCTCGCCCGGATCGCCGGCGAGGGCGCGGTCCGGCGCTTCGCCGAGAGCCGTCTGGACGAGCTGGAGCGCAAGTACCGCCCGCTGCTCGAGCGCGCCCCGCTGGCCGAGCGTCCGAAGGTGCTCGCCCGGGCGCTCACCGCGGACGGGTACGTCGCCACGGCGCGCACCGCCCCGGCGACCGGCGGCGCGCAGGTGTGCCAGCACCACTGCCCGGTGGCGCATGTCGCAGAGCGGTTCCCGCAGCTGTGCGAGGCGGAGACCGAGGTCTTCGCCCGACTGCTCGGTACGCATGTGCAGCGCCTGGCCACCATCGCGCACGGGGACGGGGTGTGCACGACGTACGTTCCGGCCGTGGCCGACAAGGCTGCCTCCCCGACATCCCCGGTTTCGCTCGGACGGCAGGGCTCGCGCGAGTCGAACGAGCCCGGACCCCCACGTCCGGTGAAGATCCCGACCGACACAGCCAACAACCCCACCCCGGCATTCGGGAGGACTTAA